TTGGTCTTGTAGATCGGGATTTCCGATCTTTCGCCAGTGGCTCAGCAGCTTCTCTTCCTCTTTGTTCTCCGCCAAGGGCTTCTTCGTCCGACTCTCGGGAATGAGATCGGAGACGCTGACGCCGAGTGCTTTGCTGATCTTCCTGAGCCAGTCGAGCGATGTACGCCTTCGGCCTTGCTCGAAGTTCGACAGCGCCGACGGCGACAGGCCGGCTTTGCGAGCGAGCTCTTCTTGAAGCATCCCTTTCTTCAGTCGAAGCTCACGAATTCTCTGACCGACTTCTGCGTGCAATGGAACCTCCGCTGATGTTGATCGCAAACGAAGCACTCTAACACAGCTCTAGTCGAACTCGAAACTCACAACCGCGGGTGCTAGAATGGGGAGTTTCGAAGGAAGGATGCTCGAGGCGGGCGTTTGGGCCTATCTCGGCGCGAACAAGGAGTCACTTTGGATTTGACACAAGCCGGTAGTTTTTTGCGGGTCAACGTCGCCGCCCAGCGCGCTCGCCAGCTCATGCAGGGTGCCGCCCCCATGGTGGCGACGCGGTCACGGAAACCCGCCGCCATCGCGATTCAGGAAGTGGAAGAAGGTCTCGTCCAGGCCTTCGCGCCCAGCGAGCTTCCCGAATCGATGCGAGAAGCCGCTTTCGGCCCGGAGGAGTCCGAAGCTGTCGACAGCGATCTCGATATCTAGCAGGCTGATTCGCGTTCACGGTCGAGACGAGTCCACGATCTCCAGCAGTCGTCGGTGTAGCCGAGCCCGGTAAGTCAGACCTCCGAGCCCGGATCCCACGAGCCGCGGGTTCACGTCATCGATGAGCTCGCGCCAGCTCGCCCAACGCGCCGATTCGATCTCGCCGGAGTCTCTCGGCGCCAACTCTCCCCCCTCGCGCCGGGCCAGCATCACGTGAGTCGTCCATTTCGACGATCGCTCGTCACAGGTGAAGTTCGCATGGATTTGCAACAGGTAATCTTCGATCTGGACGGTAAGACCGGTCTCCTCCAGCGCTTCGCGTATGGCGCCGTCCACGAAGGACTCCTCCGGATGGATTCCCCCCGACGGGATCCGATAGGCACCCTCGGGATAGCCGGGCTTGCGGATGACCGCCAGGCGGTCGGCCTCCTGAATCACGAGGCTCACGTCGTGGGCTCGACCCAGGTTACGGTGGCGCTCGACTTCGTCCATCTCGGGCGGAGTGAGCGGCACATCCCAGCGCTCCACCACGGGCTCACCGAAGGTATAGACGAGCTCCTGGACGATGTGTCTTCCGATATGCACCGATCAGCCTTCGGTGGGGGCCTCTTCCGAATCGGAGGAAACGTCGCTCAACAGGTCGACCATGTCTCGAATGACCGTGGGGGAGGCCCAGTCGCGGGGACCCACGACTTTGGATTTCAACCGACCGTTCCGATCGATGATGTAGGTCTCGGGATATTTGAACGTTTGGTATCTGCGTGACACCTTCTTGCCATTGTCATGGAGCACGAGGAAGCTCAGCCCGTAACGATCGACGAACTCCGCGATGTCATCGTAACGCTCGTCTACCGACACGGCCACGATCGCGAGGCCTCTTGCGCCCAGCGCCCGGTGCAGTTTCTCGAGTGACGGCATCTCGTCGACACAAGGGGGACACCAGGTCGCCCAGAAGTTCAGTACGACGACCTGGCCACGGAGATCTCCAAGAGCATGGGTCTTGCCGGTTAGATCGGCGAGCTCGAAAACGGGAACCGGGGCGTCGACCTGCGGCCCCGGATTCACCTCGCACGCGGAGCCCGCTGCCAAGCCGATCGAGACCGCGACCTCAAGTCGCATGCACCGAGCCTCCGGGACCATTGCCGAGTCCCGACAGCGCGGCCACGTTCTGAAGGGCTCGGACCGGGTCGTCGGTCATGATGCCGTCGACGCCCCAGTCGAGCAGGCGCGCGATGTGAATGGGCTCGTTGACCGTCCAGACGTGAACCTCGACCCCGAAGCGGTGGATTGCTTCGATGACGCGCCGGGAGACGACGCGACGAAGGCCTTTGTACTCGGGCACCTGAAATGCCATTCCCGGGGGACGATAACCGGCGAGCTCCCCGGCGCGCAAGCGCCCGAGGAACTCTCGGACCTCGTTCTTGCTGAAGCCGGTCGCCACCCCAGGCGAAAGCTGGCGAAACCTCGCTAGGGTGTCGTGCTCGTGTGACGCGACGACGACGCGTTCCTCCGCACCATGCTGCCGGAGCCTTTCCCTCAGGATCTCGCACACTTTGTTCCGGGTGCGTTTGATCTCGACGGTGAGCCGCATCTCGGGGAAGGTCTCGAGCACGGTGTCGAGCGTCGGAATCGTAACGCCGCGACCGCGGAAAGGGAACGTCCGGCCGTGATCGAGAGTGAAGGTGAAGCCCGCGTCGAGCGTGCGAATCTCCCCGTAGAGCATGTTCTCGACCCGACCTCGCCGACCTGTGGTTCGCGATACCGAAGGATCGTGGAGGACGACGAGTTGTCCGTCCGCGCTCACGTGGATGTCCAGCTCGAGGTAGGAGACCCCGTGCTCTTTCGCGATGCGGAACGCCTCGATGGTGTTCTCGGGCGCGATCGCACTCGCTCCCCGGTGGGCGAAGAGCCTCGGCGAAGGTCCAGAAAAGAAGTGATTGTTCGATGACACCGTAATCAAGACAGAAACTCGTACCGCCCCGATCGAGGCGGCATCGAGCTATCCTCGTGCAGGAACAGTTTCTATAGAATCATTATCGGAACGTTATCGGCGCAAGTCAAAGGCAGGACGTGCCGCGAGAAGCACGGAGAGCTCCCGTTGGTCGTTACTCGAGCTCGCGAAATCCGCCGGACGGAACCCCGCCCTCGTGGCTACGGAAAAGACGCCCTTCGTCAATTTGACGCTCTTCTCTCCGGCGGGAGGAAGACGGAAGCGCATCGTACCCTGGCGGCTCGAGATCGTGACCCAGTTCTCCATCGGACCGTTGAGGACAACGAACGTACCGCCATCGCCGGCGGGCTCGAGAACGAAGGCTGCCTCTCGGTCCTTGCGTACCCAGAAGCCGGCCGGATCCAGGTAAGAATTGTCGTCGAGTCCGTGCAGCCTCGAACCGTCCTCGAGGGCGATGCTTCGAAGCGCGACCGGTCGGTTCGGTTGGACCTCGGTGAGACGAACGCGCGGCGAGGCGAGAA
This region of Vicinamibacteria bacterium genomic DNA includes:
- a CDS encoding NUDIX hydrolase, whose product is MHIGRHIVQELVYTFGEPVVERWDVPLTPPEMDEVERHRNLGRAHDVSLVIQEADRLAVIRKPGYPEGAYRIPSGGIHPEESFVDGAIREALEETGLTVQIEDYLLQIHANFTCDERSSKWTTHVMLARREGGELAPRDSGEIESARWASWRELIDDVNPRLVGSGLGGLTYRARLHRRLLEIVDSSRP
- the rpoZ gene encoding DNA-directed RNA polymerase subunit omega, whose amino-acid sequence is MDLTQAGSFLRVNVAAQRARQLMQGAAPMVATRSRKPAAIAIQEVEEGLVQAFAPSELPESMREAAFGPEESEAVDSDLDI
- a CDS encoding glycerophosphodiester phosphodiesterase — encoded protein: MSSNNHFFSGPSPRLFAHRGASAIAPENTIEAFRIAKEHGVSYLELDIHVSADGQLVVLHDPSVSRTTGRRGRVENMLYGEIRTLDAGFTFTLDHGRTFPFRGRGVTIPTLDTVLETFPEMRLTVEIKRTRNKVCEILRERLRQHGAEERVVVASHEHDTLARFRQLSPGVATGFSKNEVREFLGRLRAGELAGYRPPGMAFQVPEYKGLRRVVSRRVIEAIHRFGVEVHVWTVNEPIHIARLLDWGVDGIMTDDPVRALQNVAALSGLGNGPGGSVHAT
- a CDS encoding helix-turn-helix transcriptional regulator, whose product is MHAEVGQRIRELRLKKGMLQEELARKAGLSPSALSNFEQGRRRTSLDWLRKISKALGVSVSDLIPESRTKKPLAENKEEEKLLSHWRKIGNPDLQDQLLEVIETSATGSAARR
- a CDS encoding TlpA disulfide reductase family protein, encoding MRLEVAVSIGLAAGSACEVNPGPQVDAPVPVFELADLTGKTHALGDLRGQVVVLNFWATWCPPCVDEMPSLEKLHRALGARGLAIVAVSVDERYDDIAEFVDRYGLSFLVLHDNGKKVSRRYQTFKYPETYIIDRNGRLKSKVVGPRDWASPTVIRDMVDLLSDVSSDSEEAPTEG